A region of Subtercola boreus DNA encodes the following proteins:
- a CDS encoding MazG family protein: MTDQYPSRLDELIAVTARLRAPGGCPWDAEQTHESLVQYLVEESHELVEAIEVGTRDDLLEELGDVLYQVIFHADLAAHTPGEGFDIQDVAAHMTAKMVGRHPHVFGDRIAHTAADVVGMWDDLKAVEKPGRTSVLDGIPQGMPSLALADKVIGKAQKIGLLDADAPAGIPVSDEDELGSLLLAVVASAKAQGLDAERALRSTLRGLQDEIREAEAQDSADAGIIALPSVD, from the coding sequence GTGACAGACCAGTACCCCTCCAGGCTCGACGAACTGATCGCCGTCACCGCTCGGCTGCGCGCGCCGGGTGGATGCCCGTGGGACGCCGAGCAGACCCACGAGTCGCTCGTGCAGTACCTCGTCGAGGAGTCGCACGAGCTGGTCGAGGCGATCGAGGTGGGCACACGCGACGACCTGCTCGAGGAGCTCGGCGACGTGCTCTACCAGGTGATCTTCCACGCCGATCTCGCCGCTCACACGCCGGGCGAGGGCTTCGACATCCAGGATGTCGCGGCTCACATGACCGCGAAGATGGTGGGGCGGCATCCGCATGTCTTCGGCGACCGGATCGCGCACACGGCTGCCGACGTGGTGGGAATGTGGGACGACCTGAAGGCCGTCGAGAAGCCGGGCCGCACAAGCGTGCTCGACGGGATCCCCCAGGGGATGCCCTCGCTCGCGCTCGCGGACAAGGTGATCGGCAAGGCGCAGAAGATCGGCCTGCTCGACGCCGACGCCCCGGCGGGCATCCCGGTCAGCGACGAAGACGAGCTCGGTTCGCTGCTGCTCGCCGTGGTTGCTTCGGCCAAGGCGCAGGGGCTCGATGCCGAACGCGCGCTGCGGTCGACGCTCCGGGGACTGCAGGATGAGATCCGCGAGGCGGAGGCTCAGGATTCAGCCGACGCGGGCATCATCGCGCTGCCGTCTGTCGACTGA
- the eno gene encoding phosphopyruvate hydratase, giving the protein MALIEAVGAREILDSRGNPTIEVEVLLDDGVVSRAAVPSGASTGAFEAYELRDGDKSRYLGKGVLKAVDAVIDELGPALEGFDASDQRLVDGAMIALDGTENKSRLGANSILGVSLAVARAAADSADLPLFRYVGGPNAHVLPVPMMNIINGGSHADSNVDIQEFMIAPIGAETFSEALRWGVETYHALKSLMSKKGLSTGLGDEGGFAPNLSSNAAALDLILEAITAAGFTPGTDIALAMDVAASEFYRDGAYQFEGKATSSVELSSYFENLLANYPLVSIEDPLEEDDWEGYQHLTSSIGGKVQIVGDDLFVTNPVRLAKGISLGAGNSMLVKVNQIGTLTETLDAVSLAQRSGYTTMMSHRSGETEDTTIADLAVATNSGQIKTGAPARSERVAKYNQLLRIEEELAEAAVYAGRTAFPRFTA; this is encoded by the coding sequence GTGGCATTGATCGAAGCCGTAGGCGCTCGCGAGATCCTCGATTCGCGCGGCAACCCGACCATCGAGGTCGAGGTTCTGCTCGACGACGGCGTGGTTTCCCGCGCTGCCGTCCCGTCCGGAGCATCCACCGGTGCCTTCGAAGCCTACGAGCTCCGCGACGGCGACAAGAGCCGCTACCTCGGCAAGGGCGTGCTGAAGGCCGTCGACGCCGTGATCGACGAGCTCGGCCCGGCGCTGGAAGGCTTCGACGCCAGCGACCAGCGCCTCGTCGACGGTGCGATGATCGCGCTCGACGGCACCGAGAACAAGAGCCGCCTCGGCGCGAACTCGATCCTCGGCGTCTCGCTCGCCGTCGCCCGGGCCGCTGCCGACTCGGCCGACCTGCCCCTGTTCCGCTACGTCGGCGGCCCGAACGCCCACGTGCTGCCCGTGCCGATGATGAACATCATCAACGGTGGGTCGCACGCCGACTCGAACGTCGACATCCAGGAGTTCATGATCGCGCCGATCGGTGCCGAGACGTTCTCCGAGGCCCTCCGCTGGGGCGTCGAGACCTACCACGCGCTCAAGTCGCTGATGTCGAAGAAGGGCCTCTCGACGGGCCTCGGCGACGAGGGCGGCTTCGCGCCGAACCTGTCGTCGAACGCTGCGGCGCTCGACCTCATCCTCGAGGCGATCACGGCGGCGGGCTTCACCCCCGGCACCGACATCGCCCTGGCGATGGATGTCGCGGCGAGCGAGTTCTACCGCGACGGCGCCTACCAGTTCGAAGGCAAGGCCACGTCGTCGGTGGAACTCAGCAGCTACTTCGAGAACCTGCTGGCGAACTACCCGCTCGTCTCGATCGAAGACCCGCTCGAAGAAGACGACTGGGAGGGCTACCAGCACCTCACCTCGTCGATCGGCGGCAAGGTGCAGATCGTCGGTGACGACCTGTTCGTCACGAACCCGGTTCGCCTGGCCAAGGGCATCTCGCTGGGCGCCGGCAACTCGATGCTCGTCAAGGTCAACCAGATCGGCACGCTCACCGAGACGCTCGACGCGGTCTCCCTGGCGCAGCGTTCCGGCTACACCACGATGATGTCGCACCGTTCGGGTGAGACCGAGGACACGACCATCGCCGACCTCGCCGTCGCCACCAACTCGGGTCAGATCAAGACCGGTGCGCCTGCCCGCAGCGAGCGCGTCGCTAAGTACAATCAACTCCTGAGGATCGAAGAGGAGCTCGCCGAGGCGGCTGTCTACGCGGGCCGCACCGCGTTCCCGCGCTTCACCGCCTGA
- a CDS encoding DUF501 domain-containing protein — translation MTTPPFDAPTQLDIQTVSNQLGRQARNVLGIAARCICGAPTVVATAPRLDDGTPFPTMYYLSHPAATAAMSDLEAAQIMPSLQQLVESDEAVGAAYLAAHEQYLADRESIAVVEEIANISAGGMPVRVKCLHALAAHALAAGPGVNPIGDLALARGDWSPLVCECKEYPVDAASAGH, via the coding sequence ATGACAACGCCCCCGTTCGACGCTCCCACCCAGCTCGACATCCAGACCGTCTCGAACCAGCTCGGCAGGCAGGCGCGGAACGTGCTCGGTATCGCCGCGCGCTGCATCTGTGGCGCGCCGACCGTCGTCGCCACCGCCCCACGCCTCGACGACGGAACCCCGTTCCCCACGATGTACTACCTGAGCCACCCGGCCGCGACAGCCGCCATGTCCGACCTCGAGGCCGCCCAGATCATGCCCTCCCTCCAGCAACTCGTCGAATCCGACGAAGCGGTCGGTGCCGCGTACCTCGCCGCGCACGAGCAGTACCTCGCCGACCGGGAGAGCATTGCCGTCGTCGAGGAGATCGCCAACATCTCGGCCGGAGGGATGCCCGTGCGGGTCAAATGCCTGCACGCCCTCGCCGCGCACGCCCTCGCGGCGGGCCCCGGGGTGAACCCGATCGGCGATCTCGCCCTGGCGCGGGGGGACTGGTCGCCACTCGTCTGCGAGTGCAAGGAGTATCCTGTAGATGCGGCCAGCGCAGGCCATTGA
- a CDS encoding NAD(P)/FAD-dependent oxidoreductase — translation MPKILIVGGGYAGFYTAWKLEKWLRNGEAEVTVVDPLPYMTYQPFLPEIASGSIEPRHAVVALRRHLKKTTIIAGKVEKITHADKTVTIHPNIGEDYEVEYDTIVVTAGSVSRTFPIPGVADEAIGLKTIEEAVAIRDRILTNFDKASQLPEGPERDRLLTFVVVGGGFAGIEIFAEIRSFASALLDSYPELAFEDTHFHLIEAMGRIMPEVSLKTAGWVIKNLAERGAQIHLDTQLKSAVGGVVELSTGESFESDTIVWTAGVMASPMLKNTDLPIEERGRLRLQADLRVVGDDGIVPDAWGAGDVSAVPDLSGGGVGGFCVPNAQHAVRQGKQLAKNIVAELRGEDVKDYFHKNAGAVAGLGLGVGAFQSGKIGITGFPAWVMHRGYHGLAMPSWERKIRVIGNWAFNLVLGRDIASLEARVHPRAAFEEFASRPRPAAPAAAAPAAPAVGAGTPGPAGAPVPVGGAVSKE, via the coding sequence GTGCCGAAAATCTTGATCGTCGGCGGCGGCTACGCCGGCTTCTACACCGCCTGGAAGCTCGAGAAGTGGTTGCGGAACGGCGAGGCTGAGGTCACCGTCGTCGACCCGCTGCCGTACATGACGTACCAGCCCTTCCTGCCCGAGATCGCATCCGGCTCGATCGAGCCCCGCCACGCGGTCGTCGCGCTCCGTCGCCACCTCAAGAAGACGACGATCATCGCCGGCAAGGTCGAGAAGATCACCCACGCCGACAAGACCGTCACGATCCACCCGAACATCGGCGAGGACTACGAGGTCGAGTACGACACCATCGTCGTCACCGCCGGCTCGGTCTCGCGTACGTTCCCGATCCCGGGTGTCGCAGACGAGGCCATCGGTCTGAAGACGATCGAGGAGGCCGTGGCCATCCGCGACCGCATCCTCACCAACTTCGACAAGGCTTCGCAGCTGCCCGAGGGACCCGAGCGCGACCGCCTGCTGACCTTCGTCGTCGTCGGCGGCGGCTTCGCCGGCATCGAGATCTTCGCCGAGATTCGCTCCTTCGCCAGCGCCCTGCTCGACAGCTATCCCGAGCTCGCCTTCGAGGACACCCACTTCCACCTGATCGAGGCCATGGGCCGCATCATGCCCGAGGTCTCGCTGAAGACCGCCGGCTGGGTCATCAAGAACCTCGCCGAGCGTGGCGCCCAGATCCACCTCGACACCCAGCTGAAATCCGCTGTCGGCGGTGTCGTCGAGCTGTCGACCGGTGAGAGCTTCGAGTCCGACACCATCGTCTGGACGGCCGGCGTCATGGCCAGCCCGATGCTGAAGAACACCGACCTCCCCATCGAGGAGCGCGGCCGCCTGCGCCTGCAGGCCGACCTCCGTGTCGTCGGTGACGACGGCATCGTTCCCGACGCCTGGGGTGCCGGCGACGTCTCGGCCGTGCCCGACCTCTCCGGTGGTGGTGTGGGCGGGTTCTGCGTACCGAATGCCCAGCACGCCGTGCGCCAGGGCAAGCAGCTCGCGAAGAACATCGTCGCCGAGCTCCGTGGTGAAGACGTCAAGGACTACTTCCACAAGAACGCTGGCGCGGTCGCCGGCCTCGGCCTCGGCGTCGGCGCTTTCCAGTCGGGCAAGATCGGTATCACCGGCTTCCCCGCCTGGGTCATGCACCGTGGCTACCACGGTCTCGCCATGCCGAGCTGGGAGCGCAAGATCCGCGTCATCGGCAACTGGGCGTTCAACCTCGTGCTCGGCCGCGACATCGCCTCGCTCGAGGCCCGGGTGCACCCGCGCGCAGCGTTCGAGGAGTTCGCGTCCCGTCCCCGTCCGGCTGCTCCCGCCGCTGCGGCGCCCGCCGCTCCTGCTGTCGGTGCTGGCACCCCAGGCCCCGCCGGTGCTCCGGTGCCGGTCGGTGGAGCGGTCTCGAAAGAGTAA
- a CDS encoding FtsB family cell division protein, which produces MRSTVGRAPRSADRRSTGAAPTNWLRSIRFSGFTVLMLVILVLFVVIVAPGARIFIEQRQQIADLQQNLKAAEAQNSSLTSDVARWSDPAYIRAEARDRLYYVMPGETSFLVLNDTGTGQAGSTAPVSSDIQTTQSDWIASLLVSGLTAGLSTQTPDQLGLTPTGAATPDGTAPTGAATPDGTTQ; this is translated from the coding sequence ATGAGATCGACGGTCGGCAGGGCTCCGCGCTCCGCCGACCGCCGGTCGACCGGGGCCGCACCCACCAACTGGCTCCGCAGCATCCGGTTCTCCGGCTTCACCGTGCTGATGCTGGTCATCCTCGTGCTCTTCGTCGTGATCGTCGCGCCGGGTGCGCGGATCTTCATCGAACAGCGCCAGCAGATCGCCGACCTCCAGCAGAACCTGAAGGCTGCCGAGGCGCAGAACTCCAGCCTCACCTCGGATGTCGCGCGGTGGAGCGACCCCGCCTACATCCGGGCCGAGGCGCGCGACCGCCTCTACTACGTCATGCCCGGCGAAACCAGTTTCCTCGTGCTGAACGACACCGGCACGGGGCAGGCCGGCAGTACGGCACCGGTGTCGAGTGACATCCAGACCACACAGAGCGACTGGATCGCGTCGCTGCTGGTCTCCGGGCTCACCGCCGGCCTCAGCACCCAGACGCCCGACCAGCTCGGCCTCACGCCCACCGGCGCAGCGACCCCCGATGGAACGGCGCCCACCGGCGCGGCCACCCCCGACGGAACGACACAATGA
- a CDS encoding acyltransferase family protein translates to MSSASLTTSSIDLSKRDLTLDIARVFCVLLVVIIHLLMVGVGFAADGQLTVSRPLEQQWWFAPVTWEGQIMPLFFVVGGFASITAWRSSVRRGGTPADFVRTRVLRLAQPALPLFVFYVAVIGGARLIGIDPTLLDTVVVGAGSPLWFLAAYGLCQALVPAMARWHARAPRLTLVVLLAGAVVVDALRYSSGIDAVGLLNLFFVWLLVQQLGFWYADGWFDRRAWWQLVLVAAAAYATLFPLTGLGPYSDDMLTNLNPPTLPLVALALGQACILRLLRPALAALMNTHAARAFVFVVGSRLMTIYLWHLPVIIILSGIALLIPGASPAPAGPAWWWSRPVFFVIVMAALFGLSFLVGRFEKPREVGPTPPGPIVALAAVLTFVPAFCVMEFFLDLPFAVLGAVFYAIAVLLLGRWPGASVDRRQRDDARVG, encoded by the coding sequence ATGAGTTCCGCCAGTCTGACAACGTCGTCGATCGACCTCTCCAAACGCGACCTGACGCTCGACATCGCGCGGGTGTTCTGCGTGCTGCTCGTGGTGATCATCCACCTGCTCATGGTCGGCGTCGGGTTCGCGGCCGACGGCCAACTCACTGTTTCGCGCCCCCTCGAGCAGCAGTGGTGGTTCGCGCCCGTGACGTGGGAGGGCCAGATCATGCCGCTCTTCTTCGTGGTCGGCGGGTTCGCGAGCATCACAGCCTGGCGGAGCTCCGTTCGCCGCGGAGGCACCCCCGCCGACTTCGTGCGCACCCGGGTTCTGCGCCTCGCCCAGCCCGCCCTCCCCCTCTTCGTGTTCTACGTGGCCGTCATCGGCGGGGCGCGGCTCATCGGTATCGACCCGACCCTGCTCGACACCGTCGTCGTCGGGGCCGGCTCGCCGCTCTGGTTCCTCGCCGCCTACGGTCTCTGCCAGGCGCTCGTGCCCGCAATGGCCCGCTGGCATGCGCGAGCCCCGCGCCTCACCCTGGTCGTGCTGCTCGCCGGTGCGGTGGTCGTGGATGCCCTGCGCTACTCCAGCGGGATCGACGCCGTCGGCCTGCTGAACCTCTTCTTCGTCTGGCTGCTGGTGCAGCAGTTGGGCTTCTGGTACGCCGACGGATGGTTCGACCGACGCGCCTGGTGGCAGCTGGTGCTGGTCGCCGCCGCCGCGTACGCGACCCTGTTCCCGCTGACCGGTCTGGGCCCGTACAGCGACGACATGCTCACGAACCTGAACCCTCCCACGCTGCCCCTGGTCGCGCTCGCCCTCGGTCAGGCGTGCATCCTGAGGCTGCTGCGACCGGCGCTGGCAGCCCTCATGAACACGCACGCCGCGCGCGCCTTCGTCTTCGTCGTCGGATCGCGGCTGATGACGATCTACCTCTGGCACCTGCCCGTGATCATCATTCTCTCAGGGATCGCGCTGCTCATCCCCGGGGCATCCCCCGCTCCGGCGGGCCCGGCCTGGTGGTGGAGCCGCCCCGTCTTTTTCGTGATCGTCATGGCGGCGCTGTTCGGGTTGTCGTTCCTGGTCGGGCGGTTCGAGAAGCCGCGCGAGGTGGGGCCCACTCCCCCGGGGCCGATCGTCGCGCTGGCCGCCGTGCTCACGTTCGTGCCGGCGTTCTGCGTGATGGAGTTCTTCCTCGACCTGCCGTTCGCCGTGCTCGGCGCGGTGTTCTACGCGATTGCGGTGCTGCTGCTCGGGCGCTGGCCCGGGGCATCAGTCGACAGACGGCAGCGCGATGATGCCCGCGTCGGCTGA
- a CDS encoding MarR family winged helix-turn-helix transcriptional regulator: MPESPSGPNAQHDRLLTALRMHGTAFSDMGRQLGLSAGLHTTDANALVHILAAQDAGAPLTQTQLSHRVGLTGGATSSLLNRLEDAGHIRRARDNADRRIVTLHSTDGVEELIDGFFDPLAERLGTVMDRYSPEVLAEFERFLSDVAVTMDDYLAEKAAASR; the protein is encoded by the coding sequence ATGCCGGAATCGCCGTCCGGTCCGAACGCCCAGCACGACCGGCTGCTCACAGCGCTCCGGATGCACGGAACAGCGTTCAGCGACATGGGCCGCCAGCTCGGGCTCTCCGCCGGCCTCCACACCACCGACGCCAACGCGCTGGTACACATTCTCGCCGCACAGGACGCCGGTGCGCCCCTCACCCAGACCCAGCTCAGCCACCGCGTCGGGCTGACCGGGGGCGCGACATCCTCGCTCCTCAACCGGCTCGAAGACGCCGGGCACATCCGCCGCGCGCGCGACAACGCCGACCGGCGCATCGTCACCCTGCACTCGACCGACGGAGTCGAAGAACTGATCGACGGCTTCTTCGACCCGCTCGCCGAACGCCTCGGCACGGTCATGGATCGCTACTCCCCCGAGGTTCTGGCGGAGTTCGAGCGGTTCCTCAGCGACGTCGCCGTCACGATGGACGACTACCTGGCGGAGAAGGCGGCCGCTTCGCGCTGA
- a CDS encoding APC family permease produces MTAPPTLARKLGTVDAVSIGLGSMIGAGIFAAFAPASSVAGAGLLVGLLVAGIVAFCNATSSAQLAAQYPTSGGSYVYGRERLGEWPGFLAGWSFVVGKTASCAAMALTFAAYAAPAGWEKPVAVLAVLALAAVNLVGVTRTAALTRVIVAFVLLVLAVVVISAVAGRGPLVLDARPDLFEHGWYGILQSGGLLFFAFAGYARIATMGEEVKEPQRTIPRAILVALAATFVVYAVIALTVLAVLGPERLAASSAPLADVVAAGGWSWASPLVRIGAAAAALGALLALIAGIGRTSLAMARNDDLPRWLAAVHPRRRVPQHAEIALAVVVCVLVLSVDLRSAIGFSSFGVLLYYVVANAAAFTQGAADRRYPRALQVVGVLGCLVLVATLPLPAVLVGLGVLVVGIGYRIVRLRTAVSAKRPPSPPGSRPS; encoded by the coding sequence ATGACGGCACCACCCACCCTCGCGCGAAAGCTCGGCACCGTCGACGCGGTGAGCATCGGCCTCGGTTCGATGATCGGGGCCGGCATCTTCGCCGCGTTCGCCCCGGCCTCGTCCGTCGCGGGTGCTGGGCTGCTCGTGGGGCTGCTGGTCGCCGGGATCGTCGCCTTCTGCAACGCGACGTCATCGGCGCAGCTCGCCGCGCAGTATCCGACGTCGGGTGGCAGCTACGTCTACGGCCGGGAACGGCTGGGGGAGTGGCCCGGGTTCCTGGCGGGGTGGAGCTTCGTGGTCGGCAAGACGGCCAGCTGCGCGGCGATGGCGCTCACGTTCGCCGCGTATGCGGCACCGGCCGGCTGGGAGAAGCCCGTCGCGGTGCTGGCTGTGCTCGCTCTCGCAGCCGTCAACCTCGTCGGGGTCACCCGAACGGCAGCGCTGACGCGCGTGATCGTGGCATTCGTGCTGCTGGTGCTGGCCGTTGTCGTGATCTCGGCGGTGGCGGGCCGGGGGCCGCTGGTTCTGGATGCTCGACCCGACTTGTTCGAGCACGGCTGGTACGGCATCCTGCAGTCCGGCGGGCTGCTCTTCTTCGCCTTCGCGGGCTACGCGCGCATCGCGACGATGGGGGAGGAAGTGAAGGAGCCGCAACGCACGATCCCACGCGCCATCCTCGTCGCCCTGGCGGCGACCTTCGTGGTCTACGCCGTTATCGCGCTGACGGTTCTCGCCGTGCTCGGCCCGGAACGGCTCGCCGCGAGCAGCGCACCGCTCGCCGATGTCGTGGCGGCGGGAGGGTGGAGCTGGGCTTCGCCGCTCGTGCGGATCGGTGCGGCCGCCGCGGCCCTCGGTGCGCTGCTGGCGCTCATCGCGGGAATCGGACGCACGAGCCTCGCGATGGCCCGCAACGACGATCTGCCCCGCTGGCTTGCGGCCGTGCATCCGAGGCGCCGGGTGCCGCAGCACGCGGAGATCGCGCTGGCCGTGGTCGTGTGTGTGCTGGTGCTGAGTGTAGACCTCCGATCAGCGATCGGTTTCTCGTCGTTCGGCGTGCTGCTCTACTACGTTGTCGCGAATGCTGCCGCCTTCACGCAGGGCGCGGCGGATCGGCGCTACCCGCGAGCGCTCCAGGTTGTCGGAGTGCTCGGTTGCCTCGTTCTGGTCGCGACGCTGCCGCTGCCGGCTGTGCTCGTGGGGCTGGGTGTGCTGGTGGTGGGGATCGGGTACCGGATCGTGCGGTTGCGCACCGCGGTCAGCGCGAAGCGGCCGCCTTCTCCGCCAGGTAGTCGTCCATCGTGA
- a CDS encoding MFS transporter, which translates to MTTVGSSQGSATPATPTKAASAAQTAPAPTTHGPGSSGHGHGHGHGGGGASILHQPKAVWAVAFASVIAFMGIGLVDPILPAIAEALQASPTQTSLLFTSYLVITGLAMLITSFVSSRIGAKKTLLIGLALIVVFAALAGLAGSVEGVIGFRGGWGLGNAFFISTALATIVGAASGGASSAIVLYEAALGLGIAIGPLLGGLLGSISWRGPFFGTAVLMAIGFIAIAVLLKKDEKVDRVPTRLSAPIRALANPSIRLLAFTALFYNMGFFTLLAYTPFPLGLNAIGLGFTFFGWGIGVAVTSVFVAPLLTRRMKRTTALTGALVLLALDLVAGGLLISSTVGLIVCIVVGGLMLGIINTVLTESVMMATDLPRTVASSAYSAVRFLGGAIAPPAAAALAVAVSPGFPMYAAAGSVIVAALFVVIGRKTLRRVDAGGEETEFEEAQALSVGEE; encoded by the coding sequence ATGACAACCGTCGGATCCTCCCAGGGCTCCGCGACCCCCGCCACACCGACGAAGGCCGCTTCAGCCGCACAGACAGCACCCGCACCCACTACGCACGGCCCCGGAAGCTCAGGCCACGGCCACGGCCACGGCCACGGCGGTGGCGGGGCATCCATCCTGCACCAGCCGAAAGCCGTCTGGGCCGTCGCCTTCGCGAGCGTCATCGCGTTCATGGGCATCGGCCTGGTCGACCCGATCCTGCCGGCCATCGCCGAAGCGCTCCAGGCCAGCCCGACGCAGACCTCGCTGCTCTTCACGAGCTACCTCGTCATCACCGGCCTCGCGATGCTCATCACGAGCTTCGTCTCGAGCCGGATCGGTGCCAAGAAGACCCTGCTCATCGGTCTCGCCCTGATCGTCGTGTTCGCGGCCCTCGCCGGGCTCGCCGGCAGCGTCGAGGGTGTCATCGGGTTCCGCGGCGGCTGGGGGCTCGGCAACGCGTTCTTCATCTCCACGGCCCTCGCCACCATCGTCGGCGCCGCGAGCGGCGGAGCGTCGAGCGCCATCGTGCTGTACGAGGCCGCCCTCGGTCTCGGTATCGCGATCGGTCCACTGCTCGGTGGCCTGCTCGGCTCGATCAGCTGGCGCGGCCCGTTCTTCGGAACCGCCGTGCTCATGGCCATCGGCTTCATCGCGATCGCGGTCCTGCTGAAGAAGGACGAGAAGGTCGACCGGGTTCCGACCCGCCTCAGTGCGCCGATCCGGGCACTGGCGAACCCGAGCATCCGCCTGCTCGCCTTCACCGCCCTGTTCTACAACATGGGCTTCTTCACCCTGCTGGCCTACACGCCGTTCCCGCTCGGCCTCAACGCGATCGGCCTGGGCTTCACCTTCTTCGGCTGGGGGATCGGAGTCGCGGTCACCTCGGTGTTCGTCGCCCCTCTGCTGACCCGTCGGATGAAGCGCACCACAGCCCTGACCGGGGCGCTCGTGCTGCTCGCGCTCGACCTCGTCGCGGGTGGGCTCCTCATCTCCTCCACAGTCGGCCTCATCGTCTGCATTGTCGTCGGCGGCCTGATGCTCGGAATCATCAATACCGTGCTCACCGAGTCGGTCATGATGGCGACCGACCTGCCGCGCACCGTCGCGTCGTCGGCCTACTCGGCCGTGCGGTTCCTCGGCGGTGCCATCGCTCCGCCCGCCGCAGCAGCGCTGGCCGTGGCCGTCAGCCCCGGGTTCCCGATGTACGCGGCTGCCGGCTCGGTGATCGTGGCCGCCCTGTTCGTCGTCATCGGACGGAAGACCCTCCGCCGGGTCGACGCCGGCGGCGAGGAGACCGAGTTCGAGGAGGCCCAGGCGCTGAGCGTCGGCGAGGAGTAG
- the hisS gene encoding histidine--tRNA ligase, giving the protein MAQAITPPRGMRDFLPAEKATRERALGIIRRSYTAHGFDEIETPVMEDIERLHSGLGGDNEKLSFSVMKRALSKSDLEEAAEFEAPEFLADLGLRFDLTVPLARFYASHRGELPSVFRAIQIAPVWRAERPQKGRYRQFVQCDIDIIGEPGQLAEAEIITATLATLDELGLAGCTIRINDRRLLTAMLDVFGFAPAEHPQVLITVDKLDKVGQDGVVAELRERAVTPAAVDALDAFFHRITTQEFNPFGVRAITKALPAGVDPELIAELAALAEVVDKAYLQFDPFLVRGMGYYTGTIFEIAHPDFSFSLGGGGRYDGMIGRFLGTDVAACGFSIGFERIVDLLQADAVGAPDALLLLHDASATPAQLVGLKTQLIASGTRVRLEKRTKNTKAQLDRAAAGGFTSFAFVGPDTHAEADLEVKAI; this is encoded by the coding sequence ATGGCTCAGGCAATCACCCCGCCCCGCGGCATGCGCGACTTCCTTCCGGCAGAGAAGGCGACGCGCGAGCGTGCGCTCGGCATCATCCGCCGCTCCTACACCGCGCACGGGTTCGACGAGATCGAGACGCCCGTGATGGAGGACATCGAGCGCCTGCACTCCGGCCTCGGCGGGGACAACGAAAAGCTGAGCTTCAGCGTGATGAAGCGTGCGCTCAGCAAGAGCGACCTCGAGGAGGCGGCCGAGTTCGAGGCGCCCGAATTCCTCGCCGACCTGGGGCTCCGGTTCGACCTCACGGTTCCGCTCGCACGGTTCTACGCGAGCCACCGCGGGGAGTTGCCGAGCGTCTTCCGGGCCATCCAGATCGCGCCGGTCTGGCGTGCGGAGCGCCCGCAGAAGGGTCGCTACCGCCAGTTCGTGCAGTGCGACATCGACATCATCGGCGAGCCAGGCCAGCTGGCCGAGGCGGAGATCATCACGGCGACGCTCGCCACGCTCGACGAGCTGGGGCTGGCCGGCTGCACGATCCGCATCAACGACCGTCGGCTGCTCACGGCGATGCTGGACGTCTTCGGATTCGCTCCGGCTGAACATCCACAGGTTCTGATCACGGTCGACAAGCTCGACAAGGTGGGCCAGGACGGCGTCGTCGCCGAACTGCGCGAGCGCGCCGTCACACCGGCCGCCGTCGATGCGCTCGACGCGTTCTTCCACCGCATCACGACCCAGGAGTTCAACCCGTTCGGCGTGCGTGCGATCACGAAGGCCCTGCCGGCGGGGGTCGACCCCGAGCTCATCGCCGAGCTGGCCGCGCTCGCAGAGGTCGTCGACAAGGCGTACCTGCAGTTCGACCCGTTCCTCGTGCGCGGCATGGGCTACTACACGGGCACGATCTTCGAGATCGCGCACCCCGACTTCTCGTTCTCGCTCGGGGGAGGAGGTCGTTACGACGGCATGATCGGCCGTTTCCTCGGTACGGATGTCGCGGCCTGCGGCTTCTCGATCGGATTCGAGCGCATCGTCGACCTCCTGCAGGCCGACGCCGTCGGGGCTCCGGATGCCCTGCTGCTCCTGCACGACGCATCCGCGACGCCGGCGCAACTGGTCGGGTTGAAGACGCAGCTGATCGCCTCGGGAACCCGTGTGCGGCTCGAGAAGCGGACGAAGAACACGAAGGCGCAGCTCGACCGCGCGGCAGCCGGCGGGTTCACCTCGTTCGCGTTCGTCGGCCCCGACACCCACGCCGAGGCAGACCTCGAGGTCAAGGCGATCTAA
- a CDS encoding MarR family winged helix-turn-helix transcriptional regulator, whose amino-acid sequence MNSELSELLGDLVAVTHRLTRLAAQATGETTPPASWRTLSVLTSAGPMRLGELANASRVSQPTMTRIVANLNELEWIKRIADSSDARAWQIAIAPKGQVALNDWRFRLGVALEPLFSDLTHRELEVLSQATELIGDRIDVQELAA is encoded by the coding sequence GTGAACAGCGAACTTTCTGAACTTCTGGGCGACCTCGTAGCCGTCACCCACCGCCTCACCCGTCTCGCGGCCCAGGCCACGGGGGAGACCACGCCGCCCGCCTCGTGGCGGACGCTCAGCGTGCTCACCTCCGCCGGGCCCATGCGCCTCGGCGAACTCGCGAACGCGAGCCGCGTCAGCCAGCCGACGATGACCAGGATCGTCGCCAACCTCAACGAGCTCGAATGGATCAAGCGCATCGCCGATTCATCCGACGCCCGCGCCTGGCAGATCGCCATCGCGCCGAAGGGCCAGGTCGCGTTGAACGATTGGCGTTTCCGCCTCGGCGTCGCCCTCGAACCCCTCTTCTCCGACCTCACGCACCGTGAGCTCGAAGTTCTCAGCCAGGCCACCGAGCTCATCGGCGACCGTATAGACGTACAGGAGCTTGCAGCCTAA